The region GGTGTAAGGGTGATGATATATCGTAACGAAATAAGTTAAttaagaagaaattaacttcgattttattaaaagtttcCATTTGTGACACATAATGAACTCGTTTCCACACCTCTTTTTATCAAGTATGTACTGTATTCTTTACATTGTGAACTTGAAGGTATTTTATTAGAGATGgtcaaatattaatttagataaaGAGAGGGAGATATCTTCACTCTCAGGGTTTCAAGGGGGGAATGAAGGGGAAACGATTGTAGTAGAAGGAAGTTGGAAGTGACCAATTTAGTGGCATTTCTAAGAAATACGGTGATACAATTATGGCCTATTTGGGTATAACATACGAGTTATCACGTGAtcgttatttttttcccttGTTGCTTTCTTCTTTgttctaatttttcttacCGAGATAATTTCGGCAATGACAgttgaataatttaatgacgaaataataattaaattgaataaacaTGTAgaatgatgaattaattaCTTGACCTTAAACGGCTAATTACTCATTAACCTATTCAGAATTACACTTACTAATCCATTTTCAGttcgttttttttttaaaaaaaaactttaatttatttttgtgtGTGTATGTGTTTTTTAACACGATAGTAAAAATAgcttaaaataattgaatatatattattttttttagcctagagagaaaaaatttaaaaaccAACAAGTTGTCATGGCAGTTatcaagaagaaaagaTCACAGCCTGCCAAATCTTCCACAAATAAGAAACTGAATAGACAactttcttcaaattcaaaaaaaaatacaccTACTCCTTCTTCCACTCCACTCCAAAACTTACCAAAAGTCATCAAACCAACCCCTATCACTCTTCTGAATAGATTAGATCCAGAGTTACCACATAACGTTACGCATGATGAAAGTGATACCACTTCTTTCAGGTTATCTTTGCTAAGAACCACGCCTTTATATGCAAATATATTAACGAATGTCGTGTTGAATTGTAATATCCCCGtatctattaaaaatagaaaaatattcaacgAATTAATAGGAAATTGGAAGACTCAATTAATtgagaatgaaaaaataattgagaAATTAACAGATGATTTGAATCAATTAGATAATGCCAACTCTTTAGAAGAACAAATGTATGAcgaatttaaagatattaattctattgaagattatttggattataATAGAACCAAAAGATCAAACCCTTTGATATATTATCAACAAGATGATGTTGTTTTCCATGATAAAGACGCTTTTaaacatttaaataataatttg is a window of Henningerozyma blattae CBS 6284 chromosome 5, complete genome DNA encoding:
- the SNF6 gene encoding Snf6p (similar to Saccharomyces cerevisiae SNF6 (YHL025W); ancestral locus Anc_4.27), with translation MAVIKKKRSQPAKSSTNKKLNRQLSSNSKKNTPTPSSTPLQNLPKVIKPTPITLLNRLDPELPHNVTHDESDTTSFRLSLLRTTPLYANILTNVVLNCNIPVSIKNRKIFNELIGNWKTQLIENEKIIEKLTDDLNQLDNANSLEEQMYDEFKDINSIEDYLDYNRTKRSNPLIYYQQDDVVFHDKDAFKHLNNNLDKAPDDYWIKRKELKLKQKREALERKKKEEQLAKEKAELEAKEKLEAELKAKELAEAKEKEERELKERQEREEKERLELEQKEKEAQQQQQQQQQQPQDESMVDDSNNPNESLPSVDDQPRFMFDDLNNDEPFNDDFGNGFDDLDTAFF